Genomic segment of Maricaulis maris:
TTGGCCACAGAAATAAGCCAGCGCCGAGCCGCGATCGCTCCGGCAGCGCAGATGCTGGGTCACGAGGGCATAATCCGGCTGCTGGTCATCATTCACAAACCCGACTGCCCTGGGCACCGCCTCGATGGCCGCATCCGTGCACGACAGATCACCCTCGCTCATGGTTTGCAGATGATCCTGAAAGGCCGCCAGCGCGGACGCCGGCAGGCGTACGGCATCGGGCAGCGGATCCGGCTCACCCGAACAGGCTGACAGGCCCAGCGCAGCGACGGTCCCGCTGGTCAGAACGCGTTGTATCAGGCTTGTCGATCTGGGTATCAGGCTTGTCGATCTGGTCTTTCGCATGCGCGTCAGTCTCCAACGCGCCCCCCGTGCGTGCCGCAGACTAGCGCCCGGCCGAGCCGCTTCACAAGCCCATATGCCGCACACGTGATAGCGCGCGGTCGCTAGGCAGACGGGACACAACGCGCTATGTGGCGATCATGTTTGTCAAAGACCTGTGGTATTTCGGCGCCCTGTCGAGCGAGCTCAAACCGGGCCAGCACCTCCACCGCGAGCTGCTCGGCCAGCCGATCCTGTTCGGCCGCGACCATGACGGCAAGGCGTACGCCCTCAAGGACATCTGCCCGCACCGCGGCATCCTCCTGTCTGGCGGGGAAGCGCAGAACCATGACGGTGAAACCCAGGTCGAATGCCCCTATCATGGCTGGCGCTTCCGTACCGACGGATCGTGCGCCGCCATCCCCTCGCTGACCGCCGACCAGGCCGAGGCGATGGACCTCACAAAGATCCGGGTCCTCCGCTTCCCGGTGCATGAGGACCAGGGTCTGATCTGGATCTGGTATGCTGATGAGGCCCAGGCCGATGAAGCCCCGACGATCGATCCGCCCAAGCTGGACATTCCCGAGGGACAACAGCCGAAACTGGTCGTTCGCGACGTCTTCAACTGCCATGTCGACCATGCCGTGATCGGCCTGATGGATCCGGCCCACATCCCCTATATCCACCGCCAATGGTGGTGGCGCTCGGCCAAGTCGGTGCACGAGAAGACCAAGAAGTTCGGACCCGTAGAGCGCGGTTTCTCGATGCTGCCGCACGTGCCGTCAAAGAATTCCTATCTCTATTCCTTGATGGGCGAGCCGCAGACCGAAATCCGCTTCCAGCTCCCGGGGCTGCGCACCGAATACGTCAAGGCCGGCGGCAAGCACTTCACCGGCTTCACCGCCGTCACACCGACCAATGCGACATCAACCGCGATCACGATCGTCGTCTACTGGGACCACTGGCTGCCGTCGATCGTGCCCAATCCGCTGATCCGGATGGGCATCGAGACCTTTGTCGGCCAGGACCGCGACGCGGTGAACGCCCAGCAGGTCGGCCTTGCCTATGATCCCAAGCTGATGCTGATCCATGACAGCGACGTTCAGGCGAAATGGTATTTCGCCCTCAAGCGCGCCTGGGATACGCATCGCGAGACCGGCGAACCCTTCAAGAACCCCGTACGCGCAGCTGAACTGCGCTGGAGAAGCTGATGGAAAACATCCTCACAGGCCTGCTCTACATTGCCATGCTGGCCGTAGTCATCACGCTCGGCTTCGGCATTTTCAACATGTACAAGTCCGACGACAAGTCGCGCTCACGCTCCAACAAGCTGATGCGCCTGCGTGTCGTGCTGCAGTTTGCCGCCGTGCTGATCATCATCGCCATCTTCCTGATCAAGGAAAACTTTGGCGGCTGACGGCTCGGTCCGGACTAGCGGGCCATGGCGATAATGGCGTCACGGGTCGGACCCTGCAGCGCATTGATCCGGCCATCATTGAACGCGACCACGTAGGCGCGGCCCGTCGGCGGCTCGATGACCATCTGCACGAACCACATCGTGTTCGATCCGGCATGCAGCAGCTGGGTACCGTTGAAACCCCAGCCCATGGCGTAATCGCCGCCAAAGGGCGGTGTATGCAGGGTCTGCCAGCTCTCGGCCGTCAGATAGCCGGTCTCATCACCGCGTGCGCCAGCCAGGTGCGCCTCGAGGAAACGCGCCAGGTCCTGCAAGGACACATGCACGGTCGCGCCCGGCCCCATCACCGGCGGATTGTCCGCCATCGGCCCCGGCTCCATCGCCCGGCGTCCGAACAGGCCGCCACGATGACCGCGCGGCTGATCGACGACATCGGCCGAGCCCGGCGGTCCGAAACCGGCGCTGTCCATCCCCAGCGGCTCGAAGACCTCGCGCGTGATCAGGGTTTCCCAGCTGTCACCGGTGGCCTGCTCGATCATCGCCGCGGCAACCACATAGCCGGCATTGGAATAGAGAAACTCGGTTTCCGGCGTGGCCGCAGGCGACTGGGTCAGGACCCGGGTCGCATAGTCGATACGCTGCGGCGGCATCGGGTCGCCATTGGCGCCCTGCACGTTGAACTGGATCATGGCGATCATGCCGACATTCGGTGTGATCCCGGCCCGGTGCGAGAGCAGGTGACGGAAGGTCAGATCGCGATAGGCCGGATCCATATCCGGGATGACGGCCGCGAGGTGCTGACCGATCGTGTCATCCCAGCCGACCACATCCTGTTCGACCAGGCGGGCGATCAGGGTAGCCGTCATGGCTTTCGAGTTCGACCCCATATGCCAGAGATCGCCAGCATCGATGGACGCCTCGCTGCCAAGCGCGCGCAGACCGGCGACGCCGATTGCGACCTCGCCATCCACCACGCGCATGACGGCAACCCCCGGAGCGCCGGACGCCTCCAGCGTGGTTTCGGCGATCGCATCGAGATCGGGCGCTGTTGCGGGCGTCGGCGCCAGCGGCTGGGCCAGCAGCAAGGCGGCGGCCGCGAGAGTGGCAAACATGATCGTCTCTCCTTCGAACCTTTTCGGGGTTCAAACCCTTTTCCGGGCCAGGCGCAGGGGCTATGTCAGCATCATGGTCCGTTTGACAAAAATCTACACCCGCACCGGCGATGCCGGATCGACCCGTCTGGGCGATATGTCCGAAGCAGCGAAACACGATCCCCGGGTCGACGCCTACGGGGATGTTGACGAGGCCAATTCCTCTATCGGCCTGGCCCGCGCAGCGTTGCGGTCGGCAGACCCGATGGATGCCAGCCTGACCCGCATCCAGAACGACCTGTTCGATGTCGGGGCTGATCTCTGTGTCCCCGAAAGCGACACGCCGCCGGACTGGGAGCCGCTGCGTGTGACGGAAAACCAGGTCAGCTGGCTGGAAGGCGAGATCGACCGGCTCAACGAGAAACTGGAGCCCCTCAACTCCTTCATCCTGCCGGGAGGCAGCGAAGCCGCGGCCCGCCTGCACGTCGCCCGCACGGTGTGTCGCCGCGCCGAACGCAAGGTGTCAGTGCTGATGGCGAGCGGAGCAAGGCTCAACCCGGCGGTCCTGAAATATCTCAATCGCCTGTCCGATCTGCTCTTCGTGATGGCCCGGACGGCGAATGATGAAGGGCGCGCGGATGTGCTCTGGATTCCGGGAAAGGACCGCTGACGCGCTGATTGTTTCCAGGCAGGAAAGACCAACTTGACGTCAGACCGGTCGACAAAATGTCGCAACCTCCTATGTGTATCGGCACAAGTTCAGCCCATACGGAGTAACCGCATGACCCGCCTCCTTCTCGCCGCCTCCGCGGCCGCCCTTTTTGCCGGCACGGTTCACGCCGAGCCGCAGAGCTTCGAATTCGACAAGTCCCACACGATCATCCAGGCCAGCTGGGATCACCAGGGCTATTCGACGATGTCGCTCCAGTTCACGGACTATGACGGCACCGTGGATCTCGACCTCGAAACCCCGTCGAACTCGACCATCGACATCACCTTCAACCTGATCGACGGCTTCTGGGTCGGCGCCAACCAGGACCGCTTCATCGGCCACCTCAACTCGGCTGACTTTTTCGAGACCGAAGCCAACCCGACTGCCCGTTTCGTCGCGACCGGCTTTGAGACCGAAGACGGCGAGACCGGCACGATGACCGGCGACCTGACGATGAACGGCCTGACCGGTCCGGTCAGCCTCAATGTCACGCTGAACCAGACCGGTGAGACCCGCGATGGTGCCACCAAGCTCGGCTTCACGGCGACCGGCGCGCTGATGCGCTCGGAGTGGGACATGGGTTATGCCGTGCCTTACGTCTCCGATCAGATCGAGCTCTTTATCTCGACCGAGCTGGTCGCGGCCGCGGACTAAGCTTGCGTGCCGGATCCTGCAGACGCGAGCCACGCGTCTGCAGGATCCGCTCACAATCAGGGCTGCGGTGACGGCTGAGGCGATTTGACCGCCCGCTTCGCCGGGCTTGACCAAAAGCTGAAGGCCAAGCCGACGAGCAGGGCTAGCATGGCCGGGAAAAGCCGTTCGAACTCGTCGACAGGCATCTCGTCGATCAGGATCACCTCGGTCCGCCACATCAGCGAATTGGTGTAAAAGAACCAGGCACTGACACGCCTGCAGACGGCGATCGGTGTCGCCGGCGTTTTCGTGCTTGTCCTCCTGCATATGGCCGTCATGGAAGTCGCCCACCCGCAAGCTGTCGGGCTTTGGCACTATGCAGACGGCGACTGGGCATTGTCCTACCAAGCGCAGCAAGGTGCTGCCGAGGTCCTCGGCGCCTGGTTCATCCCGGCCGCCCTGTCGATATGCGCCCTCAGCTCCGCCGTGCTCTACGCGCTGTGGCGCTTCGCAATCGCCCCCGCGGGGCCGGTCTCGGGCTGGATGAAGGGCTGAGGCCTGCTGTGATTTGACGCGCACGTCAGCCCGCCTGTCACATTGACTTAGAGCGCAGGCATGGGCAGGTTCCCAGCCTGTCCTTTCAAGCTGCGCGGGCCTCGCGCGCGGCCAAATTCGGAGCTCCGGTATGAAGGTTCTCGTCCCCGTCAAACGGGTCGTCGATTACAACGTGAAGGTCCGCGTGAAACCCGATCAGTCGGGCGTCGACCTCGCGAATGTCAAAATGTCCATGAATCCGTTCTGCGAGATTGCGGTCGAAGAAGCGATCCGTCTCAAGGAAAAGGGCGTCGCGGAAGAGATCGTCGTGGTCTCCATCGGGCCAGCGCAGGCCCAGGAGACGATCCGGACGGCCCTGGCCATGGGCGCCGATCGCGGCATCCTGATCCAGACTGATGATGCGGTTGAGCCACTCGCCATCGCCAAGCTGCTCAAGGCTGTCGTCGACGAGGAGAGCCCTGAACTCGTCCTGCTCGGCAAGCAGGCCATTGACGGCGACAACAACCAGACCGGTCAGATGCTCGCAGCCTTGCTCGACTGGCCGCAAGGCACGTTCGCGTCGGAAGTCGAGATTGCCGACGGCAAGGCCAAGGTCACACGTGAAATCGACGGCGGTCTGCAGACCCTGTCGCTGGAAATGCCGGCCATCATCACCACCGACCTGCGCCTCAACGAGCCACGCTACGCTTCGCTGCCGAACATCATGAAGGCCAAGCGCAAGCCGATCGACACCAAGGCTCCGGCCGATTACGGCGTCGACACGGCCCCGCGCCTGACCATCGTCAAGGTCACCGAGCCGCCCAAGCGCGAAGCCGGTATCAAGGTGGAGAGCGTCGCCGAACTGGTCGACAAGCTGAAAAATGAAGCGGGAGTGATCTGATCATGGCTGTTCTCGTTATTGCCGAACATGACAATGCCACCCTCAGCGACGCCACCCGCGCCGTTGTGACCGCAGCCAAGGCCCTGGGCGGCGACATCCACGTCCTCGTCGCCGGCTCCGGCGCGCAGGCGGTCGCCGATGCGGCTGCCAAGATCGACGGTGTCGCCAAGGTGCTGCACGCGGAGAGCGACGTCCTCGCCAAGCCGACGGCCGAAGCCATGGACGCGCTCGTCACCCCGCTGATGGCCGATTATGACGCACTGCTCGCGGCCGCGACCACCGGCGGCAAGAATTTCATGCCGCGCGTCGCTGCCAAGCTTGATGTCATGCAAATCTCCGAGATTTCCTCGGTTGAGTCCGCCGACACCTTCATTCGCCCGGTCTATGCCGGCAATGCGATGATGACGGTGAAGTCCTCGGACGCGAAGAAAGTCATCACGGTTCGCCCGACATCCTTCGAGAAGGCCGGCGATGGCGGCTCGGCCAGCATCGAGGACATCGCTGCCGGCTCCGGTCCGTTCAAGTCGGAATTCGTGTCCGAAGAGCTGTCCAAGTCGGACCGCCCGGAACTGACCGCTGCCAAGATCGTCATCTCCGGCGGTCGCGGCATGCAGTCGGGTGACAATTTCCACCTGCTCGACTCGATCGCCGACAAGCTGGGCGCCGCGGTTGGCGCCTCGCGCGCGGCCGTCGACGCCGGCTATGTCCCGAACGACTACCAGGTCGGCCAGACCGGCAAGGTCGTCGCCCCCGAGCTCTACATCGCCGTCGGCATTTCCGGTGCCATCCAGCACCTCGCCGGCATGAAAGACTCTAAGGTCATCGTCGCCATCAACAAGGACGAGGAAGCCCCGATCTTCCAGGTCGCCGATTACGGCTTGGTCGCTGACCTCTTCAACGCCCTGCCCGAGCTCGACGCAGCCCTCGGCTGAGCCTGGCGACATCGCTGAATGGACAAAGGCCCGGCTTGATCAGCCGGGCCTTTTTTCGTGCCGCGACGGTCAGCGGATTGCCAGGCTGTGCCGAAGCAATCGCCACCAGGTCCGCAGTGATGAGGGGTGGTGTCCGGCTACGCCGAGCGCCGCCAGCGCCTCGCCATCGAGCCAGCGTCCGTCCCGCATCACAGCGTCCAAATCATGCAGGCTGGCAACATCCTCAGTCGGATCATCGGCAACCAGCAACAAGTCCGCCGCACATCCCGTCGCCAGGCAGCCGATCTGCCCGCTCATCCCCAAGGCTTCGGCACCGTTCAGCGTGGCCGCGCGGATCGCCTCGAGCGAGGTCAGCCCGGCATCGACCAGAAGTTCCATTTCACGGACGGTCGAGACGCCAAACGGGGTCGCCATGACGCCTGAATCGGTTCCCACGGTCAGTTGGACGCCGGCCCGGTGCATCTCACCGGTCACCGCTATGTAAAAGGCCTGCATCCGGGTCCGGTCATCGTGCGGATAACGGGTCCAGAAATCGAAACTTTCCTGCTCGAACCCGGCAATCACCGGGTTGTAGCTGACCATGTCGGGCCGCGTGATGTGAGCGCCCCGCGTCTCCACGATCCGGGCGAGGTTTTCGTGAACGATCAGGGTCGGGTCCACCATCGTGCCTGAGGCCGCGATCTGGCGAGCCAGCTGGCTGACACGGTCCCGGTCCATCTCGTCATTCAGGGCGTGCCAGACGATCGACTCGGTGTGCTCAAGGGTGCGAAGTCCGGCCTCAAGCGAGATCGCGAAGTCCACCGGGTCCCTGTCGGTGCCCTCGACCGGATGTCCACTCATTGTCATGCCCAGACCGGCGGCTTCCGCGCGGATCGCGGCGAAGCTTTCCCGCGACAGGTTCGAATAGAGTTTGAGGTGGCGAAAGCCGGCTGCATACTGGCGTCGCACGCGAGCGCGCGCCTCGGCTTCACCCTGGACGAATTCATGCAGGGCATTGCCATTGCGTCCGCCCGTCTCATTGAGAATGGGTCCGGTCGTCAAAAGGCGCGGGCCGAATATCTCGCCGCGCTCGATGCGCCGGGCGAGCGGCAGGTGGAAGGGCATGCCGCCCATGTTCCGGACCGTCGTGACGCCCCGCGAGAGACCGGCTGCCAGATCGGTCTCGTCGAAGATGTGGACATGGACATCGATCAGGCCTGGCAGCAGGACACGGCCACCGGCATCAATCTGTACGATTTCGCCGGGCACCTCAGGCAAGGCACCGGTACCGACCTGCGATATCCTGCCATCCAGAACGAGGACATGACCGTTGGGCTGAAGACGGTCGGCCGCCGGGTCGAGCAGCGTTGCATTGGCGATGAGATAGCTTTGTGGCGCGCCGCCATCTGGGCGCATGGCCGCGGGCAGATGATGAGCGCGGACGATGAGGCTTCCCGTTCCCAAGACAAGAAGCAGCCCGAGGGCGATGAAAAATCGAAGCATGTCTGTCTCCCGCGTTTTGACGGGTCGACAGGATCACGGACAGGCGGACGGATCGCCCGATATCCGGATTCCGGACGTGCGGAATTTGTCAGCGCGGTCCAGGCCCGGATCTGGCACCCTGAACCTCACCGCCAATCGTCTCCGTGAAGGCAGACGGGGTCTGCCCGGTCTCGCGCTTGAACACGGCATTGAAGACGGATTTCGAGCTGAAGCCCGCGGTGAAGGCGAGGTCGATGACCCGCCTGCGAGCGCCGGACCGGGTGTCATCGCGCATCATCGCGCAGACATCCTCGATCCGGAGCGAATTGATGTAATCGTTGAAATTGCGACCGGTGGCCACCTTTATGGCCCGGGTAACTGCACGCTCCGACAGACCCGATGCCGTCGCGACTTCGAGCCGGGTCAGGCGTGGCTCCGTATACAGGGCGTCATCGCGAACAGCCGCCTCGACGCGCTGAAAATCCCGGATCGGGGCTCCGGTTTTCCCGACCGCTTCATCAGTGCCCTGCCTCGATGCCGGACCTCCCGGCCGGCCGGCCAGCGCGCCGGCCTCAAGGCCGGCAAACAGGCGGGCGTGGCGCACGGCAAGCACCACAAGGATGCTGACAAAGACCAGCGACACCGCGATCTGGAAGACATAGGCGGACGGGCTGCCCAGCCAGGGCCAGTACGGATGGAGCCAGAGCGCATCCATGCGCACCATATCGAAAACGCCGTCGATGATGTAGACGATGATCATCGCGATCATCCAGTTCAGCTGGATGGTCCGGGCGTCCGACCGCATGTCGCGGGTCGTCTGGTGAAAGCGACGGACAAGCAGCAGGGCAGCGGCAGAATAGACGAACAGGCTGATCCGTGCGGCGTGCTCGACAAGACCGATCTGCGGCGTTAGCGCCAGCGCCGCCAGGAAAGGCAGCGCGTGCGGCCAGTCCCGCCAGCGCAAGGCCGGGCCCGCAATCATCACGCCGCGCACCACGAGATAGACCAGCGGAGGATAGGCCAGGCGGAAGGCCGGCGTCACCAGCCATACATCGCGAAAGCCCGACGTCTCCTCGAGGAAGTTGAACACCATCCAGACGGCAGACATTGCCAGCAGAGCCGATACGGCCCGCAGACGCGGCCGGGTTACCGTCAGCGCGACACCCAGGCCGGCGACCGCGATCAGGGCGAACTGCAGGAGATTGACGGCAAACAGGGTCATGATCGGAACTTAGACGATGCGAACCCGGAGACAATCACGCGGCACCATCTGGCCAGCCCCGGAACGCGCGATACTCCCGGATCGCGGCAAGCGCTTTGGCGATCGCCTCGCGATCGCCGCCTGCCATGGCGCTGGCAACCAGCCGGAAGAGATGTTCCGGTGCCTCGCGCAGGATGTCCTGATCCTGTTCGCGAAGCGTGATCGGGTCGCAGCACTCGAGCGCGCCAGCCAGCAATTGCTCGACCCGCAGCAGGCATGCCTTCAGGCCGCCGTCGCGGGACCGGTAGTGCAGGGCCAGAACCAGCAGGATTGCCGCAAGAGCAACAGGGACAAGAAGTGCCATGCGGCCTGTCTAGTCGGTGGCGGCGGCTGTCTCAATCGCCGCGATCACCGCGCGCAGGTCAACGAACTTGAAGTTCTGGCCACCGGTGTCGTTCTCATCGTCCTGCACCACCAGCGCACCGTCCGGGAAGGCCGGGCCGAGATCGGCGGCAGAGATATCGATCCCGTCGGTATGGGTGACGCCATCGATTGCCGCATCGACGATCTGCAGGCGGGTAACGAAGGCGTCGGTCTCCAGGTCATAGACGGCATAGGTGTTGTCGCCCTGGCTGGAAACAACCAGCCAGCCACCGCTCTCGCCACGCGGCAGCAGCGCGGCGCCTTCGGCATCGGCCGTGATCTCGCGACCATCCGTGGCGGCAATCTGACGGGGTTCAATCGGATCCCCCGGCTCGGCCCCCATGGTCCAGACGCCGACATTCTCCTCATTCATATAAAGGCGGCCGGTGCGATCATCCGCGACGCAGCCTTCCGAGATCGTCCCCAGCGTGACGCGGCGGACCTCATCTGCCGTGACCATCACGCCATCCCAGTCCAGCGCATACTGGACGAAAGTGCCCGGCTCCTTGTCGGACAGGAAAGCGTAGAGGGCGTCGTCGACGGGCGAGCGGTAGAGGCAGAAGCCGTAGGGCTCGACCACACCAGCGACGGGAAGCGCGCCGACATAGCTGACGGCGCGCGTGTCAGGTTCGATGAAGAAGAAGGCCATGCCGCCATTGGAGCGATCCGACGCCGCAGCGATGTCGACCAACCGATCACCGACGTCGAACCCGTAACGCACATCAACATTGTTGAGTCGTCCCTCGGGCAGATAGGCATGCTCGGCGCCGGTCATCGTGTAGACGTAGATGCCATTATCCTTGTCCGTCCCGAAAATGAGACTGTCGGCCGGATTGGCAGCGAGCCAGACGGCCGGATCATCGGCGGCATCGCCGGTACCCGCCACGCTGGCGGTTTCGACCGCAGCCTCGATCGCAACCGGCGGCAAGCCGTGGCTGCAAGCGGCCAGGACGCTGGCGCCCGCGACAAATCCCAACACGTTTTTCATGGCTCATCTCCCGAGTGTGGGCTGCCCGATAGCATGCGACCCGGGCCGCGCTAAGCCGGGTTCCGGCGACATTTCCGTGACAATTGCTTCGGGATTTTGCGACGTCACGGAGGGTCCACGAAAACGACACGGAGGTGAGATCGAAGCGTCATCAGGATGTCGCCACTCCCCACGCATAGAGGCGGCGACTTTGCCCAGCCGGGCAAGGCAACGCTCAAATCCATGTGAGGGGGACTCCCATGAAGAAGACCATCGCCATGCTCGGCACGGCCTCCGTGCTCGCGCTCGCCGCCGCTACAGCCGCCCAGGCCGGCACGATCGCCGGCCGCGTCACGGACGCCTCCCAGTCGGTCGCACTTGAAGGCGCCACCGTCCGCATCCTGGAAACCGGCCAGACCACAACTGTTGGTGCCGATGGAACATTCCGGGTCACGGGGCTTGCCGCCGGCGAGTACACCCTGCGTGTCAGCTATGTCGGCGCAGACGTCCGCGAAGTCAGCGTCAATCTGGCCAGCGTGACCGAGACCGTGTCACCGACCATCACGCTCGGTGACGATGTCGCTTATGTCGACAATATCCTGGTGATGGGCCAACGCGGCGCGCTCAACTCCGCCCTGTCGCGCCAGCGCGCCAATGACGGCAATATCGCCGTTCTGTCGTCGGACGCCATTGGCCAGTTCCCGGACGAGAACGTCGCCGAAGCGGCCCGCCGCGCGGTGGGTGTCAACGTCCTCAACGACCAGGGCGAAGGCCGCTTCGTCTCGATCCGCGGTCTTGATCCCAACCTGGTCTCGACCTCGATCAATGGTGTCCGCCTGACCTCGCCGGAAGCCGAAGACCGTCAGGTCGGCCTCGATGTCATCGACGCAGACGTGCTGTCCAGCGTCGTGATCAACAAGTCGCTCCTGCCGAACATGGATGGCGACAGCGTCGGTGGAAATGTCGAGATCGAGACCATGTCCGGCCTCGATGTGGATGACCTTTACATGCGCGCCCGTGTCGCCTCGCTCTATTCCGACCTGGAGCAGGAATTCGGCTATCGCGGTTCGATCAACTTCGCCAACAACTTCATGGACGGACGCCTCGGCGTGGCAGGCTCCCTGTCCTACCAGCAACGTGGGTTCGGCTCGGAAAGCTTTGAAGTCGATGGCGGCTGGGAGATCGACGAGAGCGTTGCCTTCCCGAACGAAGTCGAAATGCGCAATTATCAGGTCACGCGCGAGCGCACGACCGCGGCCCTGAATTTCGACTACCGCGTGAACAATAATCTCAGCCTCTACTCGCGCTCGACCTGCTCGGACTTCTCGGACCAGGAATATCGGTCGCGGGTCGAGATCAAGTTCGAGGACGCCGACTATGACGACGTCAACTCGTCCGGCAATCTCGCCGTCTTCACCACATCAGACATGGATATCGACCGCGACGTGAAGGATCGTCTGGAAACCCAGATGCTCTTCGCCACAGATTTCGGCGGCGAATGGCTGCGCGGCAATACGTCAATCGACTGGTCGCTGTCCTATGTCCATGCGGAGGAAGAAGAGCCCAACCGCCTCGACACGGATTTCCGCTACACCTTCGAGAATGGCGAAAGTTTTGCGGTCGACGGGAGCAATCCGCTGAGCCCGCAATTGATCTTCGGCGGCGGGGTCACCACGGATCGCGTCTTCGATGCGGCGAACTACGAAAACAACGGATTCGAGCTGACCAACGGCCTGTCCCAGGACCGCGAATACGCCGCGACGCTGAATATCCGTCACGATATCGATTTCGGGACCCTGCCTGGCTACATCCAGTATGGTGTCCGGGCTCGCACACGGGACAAGAAGTACGCGCTGGACCTCGAGGTCTATGACGATGCGAACCTGCTTCTGTCCG
This window contains:
- a CDS encoding Rieske 2Fe-2S domain-containing protein, with amino-acid sequence MFVKDLWYFGALSSELKPGQHLHRELLGQPILFGRDHDGKAYALKDICPHRGILLSGGEAQNHDGETQVECPYHGWRFRTDGSCAAIPSLTADQAEAMDLTKIRVLRFPVHEDQGLIWIWYADEAQADEAPTIDPPKLDIPEGQQPKLVVRDVFNCHVDHAVIGLMDPAHIPYIHRQWWWRSAKSVHEKTKKFGPVERGFSMLPHVPSKNSYLYSLMGEPQTEIRFQLPGLRTEYVKAGGKHFTGFTAVTPTNATSTAITIVVYWDHWLPSIVPNPLIRMGIETFVGQDRDAVNAQQVGLAYDPKLMLIHDSDVQAKWYFALKRAWDTHRETGEPFKNPVRAAELRWRS
- a CDS encoding twin transmembrane helix small protein; its protein translation is MENILTGLLYIAMLAVVITLGFGIFNMYKSDDKSRSRSNKLMRLRVVLQFAAVLIIIAIFLIKENFGG
- a CDS encoding serine hydrolase domain-containing protein; amino-acid sequence: MFATLAAAALLLAQPLAPTPATAPDLDAIAETTLEASGAPGVAVMRVVDGEVAIGVAGLRALGSEASIDAGDLWHMGSNSKAMTATLIARLVEQDVVGWDDTIGQHLAAVIPDMDPAYRDLTFRHLLSHRAGITPNVGMIAMIQFNVQGANGDPMPPQRIDYATRVLTQSPAATPETEFLYSNAGYVVAAAMIEQATGDSWETLITREVFEPLGMDSAGFGPPGSADVVDQPRGHRGGLFGRRAMEPGPMADNPPVMGPGATVHVSLQDLARFLEAHLAGARGDETGYLTAESWQTLHTPPFGGDYAMGWGFNGTQLLHAGSNTMWFVQMVIEPPTGRAYVVAFNDGRINALQGPTRDAIIAMAR
- a CDS encoding cob(I)yrinic acid a,c-diamide adenosyltransferase, giving the protein MVRLTKIYTRTGDAGSTRLGDMSEAAKHDPRVDAYGDVDEANSSIGLARAALRSADPMDASLTRIQNDLFDVGADLCVPESDTPPDWEPLRVTENQVSWLEGEIDRLNEKLEPLNSFILPGGSEAAARLHVARTVCRRAERKVSVLMASGARLNPAVLKYLNRLSDLLFVMARTANDEGRADVLWIPGKDR
- a CDS encoding YceI family protein → MTRLLLAASAAALFAGTVHAEPQSFEFDKSHTIIQASWDHQGYSTMSLQFTDYDGTVDLDLETPSNSTIDITFNLIDGFWVGANQDRFIGHLNSADFFETEANPTARFVATGFETEDGETGTMTGDLTMNGLTGPVSLNVTLNQTGETRDGATKLGFTATGALMRSEWDMGYAVPYVSDQIELFISTELVAAAD
- a CDS encoding electron transfer flavoprotein subunit beta/FixA family protein, translated to MKVLVPVKRVVDYNVKVRVKPDQSGVDLANVKMSMNPFCEIAVEEAIRLKEKGVAEEIVVVSIGPAQAQETIRTALAMGADRGILIQTDDAVEPLAIAKLLKAVVDEESPELVLLGKQAIDGDNNQTGQMLAALLDWPQGTFASEVEIADGKAKVTREIDGGLQTLSLEMPAIITTDLRLNEPRYASLPNIMKAKRKPIDTKAPADYGVDTAPRLTIVKVTEPPKREAGIKVESVAELVDKLKNEAGVI
- a CDS encoding electron transfer flavoprotein subunit alpha/FixB family protein, producing MAVLVIAEHDNATLSDATRAVVTAAKALGGDIHVLVAGSGAQAVADAAAKIDGVAKVLHAESDVLAKPTAEAMDALVTPLMADYDALLAAATTGGKNFMPRVAAKLDVMQISEISSVESADTFIRPVYAGNAMMTVKSSDAKKVITVRPTSFEKAGDGGSASIEDIAAGSGPFKSEFVSEELSKSDRPELTAAKIVISGGRGMQSGDNFHLLDSIADKLGAAVGASRAAVDAGYVPNDYQVGQTGKVVAPELYIAVGISGAIQHLAGMKDSKVIVAINKDEEAPIFQVADYGLVADLFNALPELDAALG
- a CDS encoding amidohydrolase family protein, with the protein product MLRFFIALGLLLVLGTGSLIVRAHHLPAAMRPDGGAPQSYLIANATLLDPAADRLQPNGHVLVLDGRISQVGTGALPEVPGEIVQIDAGGRVLLPGLIDVHVHIFDETDLAAGLSRGVTTVRNMGGMPFHLPLARRIERGEIFGPRLLTTGPILNETGGRNGNALHEFVQGEAEARARVRRQYAAGFRHLKLYSNLSRESFAAIRAEAAGLGMTMSGHPVEGTDRDPVDFAISLEAGLRTLEHTESIVWHALNDEMDRDRVSQLARQIAASGTMVDPTLIVHENLARIVETRGAHITRPDMVSYNPVIAGFEQESFDFWTRYPHDDRTRMQAFYIAVTGEMHRAGVQLTVGTDSGVMATPFGVSTVREMELLVDAGLTSLEAIRAATLNGAEALGMSGQIGCLATGCAADLLLVADDPTEDVASLHDLDAVMRDGRWLDGEALAALGVAGHHPSSLRTWWRLLRHSLAIR
- a CDS encoding helix-turn-helix domain-containing protein, which produces MTLFAVNLLQFALIAVAGLGVALTVTRPRLRAVSALLAMSAVWMVFNFLEETSGFRDVWLVTPAFRLAYPPLVYLVVRGVMIAGPALRWRDWPHALPFLAALALTPQIGLVEHAARISLFVYSAAALLLVRRFHQTTRDMRSDARTIQLNWMIAMIIVYIIDGVFDMVRMDALWLHPYWPWLGSPSAYVFQIAVSLVFVSILVVLAVRHARLFAGLEAGALAGRPGGPASRQGTDEAVGKTGAPIRDFQRVEAAVRDDALYTEPRLTRLEVATASGLSERAVTRAIKVATGRNFNDYINSLRIEDVCAMMRDDTRSGARRRVIDLAFTAGFSSKSVFNAVFKRETGQTPSAFTETIGGEVQGARSGPGPR
- a CDS encoding phytase — translated: MKNVLGFVAGASVLAACSHGLPPVAIEAAVETASVAGTGDAADDPAVWLAANPADSLIFGTDKDNGIYVYTMTGAEHAYLPEGRLNNVDVRYGFDVGDRLVDIAAASDRSNGGMAFFFIEPDTRAVSYVGALPVAGVVEPYGFCLYRSPVDDALYAFLSDKEPGTFVQYALDWDGVMVTADEVRRVTLGTISEGCVADDRTGRLYMNEENVGVWTMGAEPGDPIEPRQIAATDGREITADAEGAALLPRGESGGWLVVSSQGDNTYAVYDLETDAFVTRLQIVDAAIDGVTHTDGIDISAADLGPAFPDGALVVQDDENDTGGQNFKFVDLRAVIAAIETAAATD